A window of Acinonyx jubatus isolate Ajub_Pintada_27869175 chromosome B2, VMU_Ajub_asm_v1.0, whole genome shotgun sequence genomic DNA:
agtctgtatctctctctctctctcaaaaataaacattaaaaaaaaatttttttaattgcttatctAATACTTcctaatcacatttttttttaagaaaggaatatattgtattaaaaaatagtaaatatggggcacctgggtggctcaatcagttaggagTCTGACTGGGGCtgtgctcatgtcatgatctctcagctcatgagttcaaacccagtatccagctctgtgctgacagctcagagaccctggagcttgctttggattctgtctccccctctctctgcccctcccccactcatactttgtctctctctctcaaaaataaacactaaaaaaattttttttaattaaaaaaatagtaaatatgatAATAAcgaatgaaaataaatttaccaGGTAAACATGGGACTAAAACTTTCTGAGTACTTACCAATTTTGTTACTACTTGAATGCATTAATTCTGGATCCTCAGCTATTTGCTGTTTGAGtttctgaagatatttttcagccaaatatttaaatactaaaataaaaacaaaaacaataatctTACCAGGTCAATATAATTTCTGCAtgtaaaatctattattttatatcaCTCACTATAATACTTTatactacatttattttatttttgaaatatttatattcttttattaatccttactaaacacatttaaaattacattaaagtatacaatctggggggggggggcacaggtggctcagttggttaagcgaccgactcttgctttacttattttgagagagaaagggggagagaaaacgagtgagggaggggcattgagagagggagagagagagaatcccaaacaggctccatgctgtcagcacagagcccaatgcagggcccaaactcaccaactgcaagatcatgacccaagtcgaaaTCAAggatcagacgcttaacctactcagccacccgggtgccccaagcgtccaactcttgatttcagctcagttcatgatttcatggtcatgagatgaaTGAAGCCTcatgttgggattctctctctcctctctctttgcccctcccctgcttgcaggtatgctatctctctctcaaaataaataaataaacattaaaaaaagtatacaatcTAGTTCaaaaatttcaacttttaaaaattatttgaacaaTACCTAAGAAAATGgtaatactaatatatatatggcattttattggtaaagaaatgaaatacttgtAGTCATTAGTTTTGGGACTTGAATAGGGATCAGCTTCAGCAGCACTACACTAACTCAGTCTTGAAAAGATGTCCCCTTTCTTTCGatgaaaaaaacaataatcaaCGATGCAACAATCAAATTGCAATCTAATAAAGTAAGTAGCAATTctggaatgagaaaaataacagtCATCTTTCTCTAATCTCACTTTCTTAAACTGGGAAATAGTATTAAACAAATTAAGgtcagaggtgcctggctggctctgtcggtagAGCACaagactcttgatcttagagtcctgagttcgagccccgcattgggcgtAGAAGTTACTTAAACAAAACACCACATCAAATTAAGGCCATTACAACTACCTAATGGAATATGCACTATTGTGGAGTTCTCAATTCAATAACTTTAAGAGGTATGCATGAAAAAcgcatacatgtatacatacatatacggagttacatatttatttttttaaatttttttagagtttatttattttgagagagacagagacagcatgagcaggggaggggcagggagagagggagagagggagagggggagagaggggagagaaggggagagagggggagagaggggagagagagagggggagagggagagagagagggggagagggagagagagagggggagagggagagagagagagggggagagagagagggggagagagagagggggagagagaggagggggagagagagagggggagagagagagggggagagagagagggggagggagagagggggagggagagagggggagagagagagggggagagagagagggggagagaagggggagagagggggagagagagggggagagagggagggggagagagggagggggagagagggagggggagagagagagagagggagggggagagagagggggagggagagagggggagggagagagggggagagagagagggggagagagagagggggagagagagagggggagagagggggagagaagggggagagagggggagagagggagggggagagagggagggggagagagagagagagggagggggagagagggagggggggggagagagagagagagagagagagagagagagagagagagagagagaatcccaagcagcctccacactgttggtgcagagctcagcacggggctgaaactcatgaaactgaggatcatgacctgagctgaaatggaaagcctgatgcttaaccaactgagccacccagtctcagttatatttttaattgaaccacccagttatatttttaaaggtaaaaaacaaaacaaaacccaatggAGTTTTGCTATAGAGAGCAACAACTATTCAAAGACAtcagtaaaggggcacctgggtggctcagtcagttaagcattcaattcttggtttcaatctcacagtttcgtgagctcaagtcccacatcaagctccacactaacagtgcagtgtctgcttgggattctctgtctctgtcgctctctgcccctcccccacttgcactgtctctgtccctctcaaaataaacaaactttaaagaattaataaaaaaaaaagacattagtaAATAAGGATTCTAAGAAGCATCATCATgcctttaaattttacttaatgataggggcgcctgggtggctcagtcagttaagcatccgacttcgactcaggtcatgatctcacagtccatgagttctaagcctcgcatccggctctgtgctgacagctcagagcctggagcctgcttcggattctgtgtctccctttctgtaaccctcccccgttcatgctctgtctctctctgtctcaaaaataagtaaacattaaaaaaatttttttttaaattttacttaatgatAGGTGATAAGAAAATTCTGTTCGCATTAAATATGATTTCCAAACAATACAACCGAAAAACCATAAGCAGAATAAAACAAACTtcctgttattaattttttttaaaaaggcagtttaCCTTCAGTCACATTTAGATCTTCTTTCACTGATGTTCTGTAGAATCTTAGCTTTAACTTTTTTGCcagtgcctcagcttcctcactatatataaattaaaagaaaaaaagttcttacAAAGGTACTTTCTGAtagcttgttttaaaaaatcatatttattttatttactgaatacAGCTtgaggttgggggggagggggcggtgtgAGACCTTCCAGACCAGTTCAAAGCTATGTTCTCAGTACCTGAGCAGAATTTTTAGCTTTCAGTACTCTTGTAGAATAAATACCATTATGCTGTCACTTCTATAGTCCCAAACTCTAGGCTTAAAATAGCTAAATATCACTTTTTTTATATAATACTTAATTTTCTCCcttgtctttaaaaacatttgaatttaaCTGCACCCTGATAATCTTACACTGCACTCCCTTCTTCACTCTTGCTCACTATGAAACCACTTTGCTGACAAAGCCAAAGTTACTGTATTAACAACTGTGTCTACAAAAGGGGACTCCTAACTGTAGTTTTATTATGACTCCTGATCTTAGTTTTATTAAGACTGTAGTAGCTCTACTCTAAAATGGTTCTCAAGGATTCCACCCCATGCCTCACCCTCCTCCTGGTCTTCACATCCTTATATAGTTTCCTCCCCCACTGGAATCGAGATTGGTCTGTGTCTGTGTGATCAATAACACACAGAAGTGACAGCGGTGACTTCTGAGACTAGGTCATAAGAGACATGATGGCTTCTGCTTTGCTCTGTCTTGAATCATGGGATTGGGGGAAGCCAGTTGCTATGTTGTGACAACACTCAAGCAGCCCTGGGGAGGTCCACATGGCAAAGAGCTAAGGCCTCCTGATAACGGTCAAGTGATGAGCCAACATGGAAGTAGGTCCTCcaagccccagtcaagcctttaGATGACTACAGTCCTCAGCAACATCTTGACTGTAACCTCATGAaaaacctgaaccaaaaccacCTAGTTAAGccactcccaaattcctgacccaaagaaactgtgaaataacaaatttttgttgttttaagccataaGTTTTGGattaatttgttacacagcaacagataactaatataagaacatacaaaaaaataaggtaaaaaccaAGCAAAGATTTTCAAAGCTAGCAAAAAGTTAACAACACGATGTACAAATACTTATAGAATTATCTAGATGCTCTGTTCACAAATTTGAGCCTACTTCTGAATATACAAAACAACGTGAATCTGAACTACTTACCCATTTAAACTCATCCACACAGGATAGCTCCATGctttagatattaaaatatacagggatgtttttcttaacattcttATTATATCTAGATTTGACTTAACATCAAGCGCTGGATTTGTGGTATAAGACATAAGACTAGAATTCTAAAAGGGCCTTCaaaatttattcctttaatttGTTCTACTTATGACAGTGCAAACCCAAACTGATCACGCAGAATAGCGCacagaaaattttaagtacaaGGGTCTCTATAAAACCTctcctaaattttttaaatgtatgtataaattaGAACAGGTTTTAACTGTGTAGAATTACCACCTCCCCCTCAAAAGTGGCCACCTTACTTCTTTATACAAGAGTCATCCAAGAGATCAATCTTGTTTTGCACAAGCACAGTTGGTATATCTCCAACTTCAGCTACAACTTTCTCTCTCCAACTGGAAATTGCTTCAAAAGATTCCCTGTCTGTGGTAGAAAATACAAGCACACAAGCCTGGGCTCCTGTAaggtcacaaaataaaaatgttatttacattaATGAAACAATcctatatttaaacaatttttttaattgaagtataatgaagatacaatgttatattagctttAGGTGTATCAAGacaattttatgtaattaaatattGAGCTCATCTTTGTAGCATTCcgcttatttttaacatttaaactcTATTTTCCAATTCAAagaaccagtggttctcaaaattaTGTACAAGTCTCAAAACTATACTcttgttaactggaatttaaataaaaacttggaagaaaaaaaattctctagagAGAATGGTAAACTAAGTATGAATGATAGGCTGTTGCCAAGTTCTTCCTGTTAATATCTAtcatttgcttaatttcttttagcacatatttaagaaaaatctaTGAGGAAAAAGTCATAATTTTCTCAgtgtattaactttttaaaaaatatgtattattttatttcagtagaATACCAGTGATGTTAAGGAACACGATTTAAAGACCAGCGCCAAGGGGCACCAgggtgtggttcagtcggttaagcatctgactccggctcaggtcatgatctcacggttcatgggttcaagccctgcaaaaggttctgtgttgacagctcagagcctggagcctgcttcagattctgtgtctctccctcgctctgtccctcgcctgctcatgctctgtctctcaaaaataagtaaacgttaaaaattttttttgaaacaaaaataaaaaccagtgccaaagttgaatatatatatatatttttttcatatacatgttttatatatatatatgcatatgttatatatatattatatataacatgtatatataaattatatgtatatatatatttaactttggcactggtacatatatatatataaaacatgtatatataaattatatgtgtatatatatatatatcatgtatatataaaatagagaaaaaggtttaatttcattttttatcctATTTAATTGTATAATTCCCATTCTCACTGACAATATTTTAACTTCCAATTATCACATTAGGTTGATAATATCTAAGACTGAAAACAAGCAGCAACCTTCTAAAAGaagcccttttattttatttttaagtaggctctatacccaattaggggcttgaactcacaaccctgagatcaagagtcatatactctactgactgagccagccaggcacccctgaaagaaGCTCTTTCATAAATAATTAGATGTTGAATTAATCAGGCAGCATTGtgacaaaagcagacacataagtaacaaaagaaaatcatcttTGGGTTAAAAGGATTTCCTGGAATCGAGGCACGTTTTCTTACTGTTACTCTTTCCTTCCAGATTCCTCAGGTATAAGAATTTCCTAAGATTCAAAGCATACACACCTGGGCTACCAAGACActctgaagggaaaaaagggTTTACATATcaccaaagcaaagcaaaagaggATGAAAGAGAAAACCACAGTTCACTACTACTGTAAAAGCAGAGGCTTCACGTGGGAAAATCTCCCCTACTCTAAAACAGGttttaaatcaaagaataaattaattacaaaaactGTATAAATTACTACAAAattggggcagggggcagggtaCAACACAGACAGAGGTACCCTGATACCTTCCAGGaatttaaggagaaataaaactgataagaTCACACTAGATACtggtaaataaatttatatttcctcgaactttaatatttacttaaactataaataaaacatttaattatactTCGACTAAGAaactattctctttttttttcaagacttattttatttttttttaaaaaaaaattttttttttaacgtttatttatttttgagagagaaagaaatagagcatgaacgggggagggtcagagagagagggagccacagaatctgaaacaggctccaggctctgagctgtccgcacagagcccgacgcagggctcgaacccatgaactgtgagatcgtgacctgagctgaagtcggaggcttagccaactgagccacccaggcgccccaagacttattttattttttaacttatctctacacccaacgtgacgctcaaactcacaaccctgagatcaagagtctcatgctttggcctgcttcagattgtgtgtctccctctctctcttcctctctcccactcacactctgtctctgtctcaaaaataaacttaaaaaaaaaaaagtctcatgctctgggtgcctgggtgactcgggtcagttgagcatccaactcttgatttcaactaaGGTCATGATTCTGGGAtggtgggattaagccctgcattgggctccatgctgagtgtggagcctgattgagattctctctctccccctctgcccctgccccgctcgtgCCTCTCTTAAAAACTACtaattaaactaaaagaaaaaaataagagtctcatgctctactgactgagccagacagacaTCCCAAGAACTGCTGTTTATTATAAAACTCTACTTAGCTTtaaacctagaattttatatccagtcaATTATTATTTGAATGAGGGCACAAAAGGGCATTTCCAGGGATACAGAGtctcactttaaaaacaaaacaaaggggcatgtgagtggctcagtaagttaagcatctgactcttggtttcggctcaggtcatgatctcatggtttttgattttgagccccatgttgggcgcttgcactgatagctcagagcctgcttgcaattctctctccctctctctcaaaataaataaataaaacttaaatatgtttaaataaaataaaataaaaagatggtccagtttcaaaaaaaaacaaaaacaaaaaactcttagaagtatattttaataataatgtaaaaaaaaaaaaaaaacacaacaaactaaGCAGATGGTGCCAGAGATATGGGCAGTAAGaataattgagaaaagaaaaatgttgtttaaaaaaatcaatgattgGGGAAACTGAGTGGCTTGGTttgttgagtgtcagactcttgattttggttcagatcattgATCccaagggtcatgggatagagccctgcatcaggctctgcgctgagtgaggagcctgcttaagattctctctctctcagggcacctgggtggctcagtcatgactctggctcaggtcatgatctcttggttcatgagttaaagctctgtgctgacttttcagcacagcgcctgaagcctgcttcagattctgtttctccctccctctctgcccctcccctgctcgtgctctgtctccctctcaaaaataaacattaaaaaaaaattctctctccccctctgccctgctcgcaagctctctaaaaattaaaaaaaatcagtgatcaacagataaaagaaaagtaTGTCCATAACAACCCAAAATTATTTAGTGGACAACTTGGTGAAGAGACAACAGAGGAACATGGAAAAGTGCTCAAGTGCCAGTCTAAAGAGGAGGAACATGTAATATGAATATGTTAAAGCAATCAACGGAGTTTCACTGCAGCTGTGGACAGGTCCTGCCTGTTGTATCCACCTTGAAGCACACTGCAGGTGTGCTGCAGGTGGTACTCGGCTTTTCTGCCTCATGGCTTTTTCCTACACTTCAGAAAGACCCTTGGGTTATCCTATTTTAAAGGAATGGATACCTCTGGGGAGAAACTTGAATGAATGGGAGGTAGGATAAAACCTCAGCCTCACTATGGTGGGACCATCCTGAGGCATGTCTACATGGTTCCTCACAGGGATTGGTCCCCAATTGCCTACAGTAATAATTAGCTCATTAATGCACCTGCataggtttttttcccttccttccccagtcTCTCACTTCTTCCTGGGATCACCTACCAGAAAAACCAGCCCCAGCAAGTTGTGCCAAGAACTATTTGGCGAATGATTGTGGGGGTGGCATTCAAATTAAGACAGAATCTTAAATTAAAGGCAATCACCATAAGAATAAAAAGGattggggctctgagctgacagcagggagcctgcatgggatcctctgtctccctctctctctaccccttccccactctctctctcacacacaataaataaataaactttaaaatgtttttaaattaagaataaaaagggaaagtaTAACTATTAAACCTCAGGACAAAAGAAGATGTATCCAAAGTGACggaggaaagaaaatacacacacacaaaacccaaacaaacagaaaatacaaagccTGAaccaagaagacagaaataagtCATGACAAGAGCAGTTACAATCTCAGATGGCTCCTCTGAAGCAGGATGGTTCAACTGACAGGAAGCCTTAGACTGGACGCTGCCACCACCTTAGTTTACTTAACCTAAATCAATTaccaaaaggaaaaaccaaaagcacaagaCAGACAACCTGGATTACTTCTGGAGATTCAATAATTCTGACAAATGATAGACAActacttattttaatttccccTAACTGAACATTATCATCCATACATACAGATAAATACTCTGTGAAATTGTGATGCATTATGGTTCTTTTCTGCTTAGGAAACCAGCATACCTCCTCACCATAAAAGCCCTTTAcagtatatactttaaaaagttaaagaccCTTTGTAGAAAATTTTTACATAAGTACCAATAAAACAGATGATAAATATCAGATTCCAAGTATGTGTGGAAAGATCATTCTTTGCAGAATTTACAAAGGAAATGATCATAAATCCATTATACAACTTTGGAACTCCCTCAAACACgtcaagaaaattttttttaagaattgagaCAAAGGGGAAACgattttttcagagaaaatgctATCCACTCCAACCCTTCTCTCTCGTAAGTAGCATGATACATGTTCCCAGCAACTGGAGGACACTCTGGATTGATGGTGCTGAGATTCAAGGCTGGAAATGAGAGCAAAAGGGCAAGACCAACAGACAAAAAGAGAGCCACACTTGGGAGTAACTGCGCTCCTGCCAATGGCAAGACAAAGAATGCACACAAATTTCATATGGATAGAGGTGAACCACATCTAAGAGACAAGCTAGCATATGGGGTCATCTTTAACTCATGTCCAACAGGACCGCTTATCAGGTGATGAGAACTTTGCATAAAGGAAGGTGAAGGtgggggggcgcctaggtggctcagtcagttaagtgcctgacttcagctcagatcatgatctcacggttcctgagtttgagccctacatcgggctctgtgctgacagcccagagcctggaacttgcctcggattctgtgtcttcctctctctctctgccccttccctgctcacactctgtctctctctgtctctcaacaataaataaataaggaaggtGGAGGTGGAATGTAAGTCCCACAAAGGGGAGCAAGGGAGCAAAGCAACTGCAAGAATCAAGTACAAGTGCTCAGAAGAAATATCCCTGAAACTGGGAACCTTGGAAGAATCCAGAACAGTCACCTAGAGAAAGAATCATCTTTGAACATCTGCCACccactcagtcggttgagctttggactcctgattttggcgcaggacatgatctcatagttgtgagatggagcttcGCACTGGGCGCCagtggcgcctgcttcagattctctctccctctacccctccccctacCACATgtgcgtgtactctctctctctctctctcacacacacacacacacaaagaagaagaagaaaaagaagaagaagaagaagaagaagaagaagaagaagaagaagaagaagaagaaaataatgttaaaaaaagttaataatgttttaatttctctgttgcAGTCATCTGGACATATCTTACACCCCTGATATTTAAAGGCAGCTACTGTTTTctatccatatatttttaaaagatctgtattttCCCACTATTCAATCTTACTTCAATACCACCTACCCTAAGAATCACATGGTTAGAAGTTACTCTGTCATCATAGTTAAGAGTAAGCCACCCACAAAAGATTCACTTGTAATAATTAACAAACTACTCCACTTATCCACACATCAGAAACACAGAGATATGAATAAAGTTGTGGTGTCAATTATAAGAACAccattagcaaatatttatttctcttatttttcttaactgtttatttatttttgagagagagagagcgagcacgagcaggggaggggcagagagacagggagacacagaatcccaagcaggttccaggctccaagctgtcagcacagagcccaacaggaaCCActagataatgacctgagccgaagtctgacactccagccactgagtaacccaggtgccctaaagctCACAGATTACATAATGAACCAATCTATTACAGATTCCATGCTCATACAATTTCGAAACAAATCTAAAGGATTTGCATGGTCTAATTCAGTTGTTccttaatttttgcatttataattgAAATTCATAAATAGCTTCTTGTCTAGAGCTATTTCATTTTCAACAATTTATATTCACGTAGGTTTGTGAAAAAaggtactttaaaaaagtttccttctatttatgGACATAATCTCAGATAATAGGTCTCAAGTCTGTAACCtcattttctatatattgttAGTCAGGAACATTTCTTAGAACCAAATCATAGTAAAAACTATGATGAAAATCTGTATTATGCTGTATATAACTTTCTATACAAGGAATGATTTCTACTGCCTAGGGTGGACTTCTTAAGACTTTAAGAGGAATCATTTGGGATCCCAAATGGTCCTAATATGATCTGTGCTCTGTTCTTTACAAGGTCATTTTTCAACATGTCTCACTATACAATCAACACAGCATTCTAAGAACATAATTAATCCTTTAAGCAAAGGTTTGTGATATCATAGGTCTTTCAAATGaattataataacatttttcctctttaaatataaacttttaaaatttttatatattttggatgataCATTTCTAGAACATATATCAGTAAGTCCTAATTTTATGAGGCATGGTATTACTATCACTAAATCACTATCTTATTTAATGCATTCTTCCCAGCCTTTATCTTCTCTTCCTAGTCTTTGCTTCTATTTAATTACATCATTATTTGAATCTATGTTAGTGGCAAAAATTGGCATCcaattcccctccctccccaagaaCACCTCTCCCTCATTGTATAGTAGACACATGGTTTAGGCAGGCTGAACCTACACTCTGCTCTGAGGGAGTAGGCCCTAAGTGCACCAAGCCAATTAGGGTAATCACATTCCTCTGACTACTTACTGTGATCTGGTCAAGGGTGATCTAATCAGATAAAAGCTCAGGACTTATAATCCATTGTTGTGGGAAGTGATCCTTTCTCCCAAGGATGTGAACAAAGAA
This region includes:
- the RAB23 gene encoding ras-related protein Rab-23 isoform X3; this encodes MLWDTAGQEEFDAITKAYYRGAQACVLVFSTTDRESFEAISSWREKVVAEVGDIPTVLVQNKIDLLDDSCIKNEEAEALAKKLKLRFYRTSVKEDLNVTEVFKYLAEKYLQKLKQQIAEDPELMHSSSNKIVLFRWSDIFGGKIPALWTRFNFFASDEASPVFEGMVHKKCQKTGFAEFETLENITEMPKYVGTDFNIMGQGKIASVLFLKLVIQLFGK